One genomic segment of Rivularia sp. PCC 7116 includes these proteins:
- the hepA gene encoding heterocyst formation ABC transporter subunit HepA — protein sequence MQVKLPTFIRKILVTTGFWQQHYLIVRAFKPFYRIAIVAVLLTIMAAALEALGIGLIASLLQGLTNPNQPALETGIEWFDISVLGTENASQERIWRISGLILFTVWLRAVFSYFGRYCAKLCEIGLVDTLRKKIFEQFKSFSLAYYTQKRSGELINTFSTEVSNLSFAFNELINFVTKSCVILAYTVAMFVISWQLTLVTVLLFSLLAAAASHWIRRVREASFEMSSTGGELAAKTSEFIGGIRTVQAFWTQEFESKRFNQVADKFASAWLKASTISGLLQPVIEALATTILVSMILVAVSALISNGILNIVSLLAFLFALFRLLPIIAHMNSSWGLIAIHSGALGAVEELLRTDNKAYLTDGTKNFPGLRQAIKIVNVDFGYDNSQLVLHNINLTIERGETIALVGASGCGKTTLADLLVRFYDPTFGTILIDNVDLREYSIGSLRNNIAVVSQDTFIFNTSVRENIAYGLENINDKAIIEAAKGANADEFISELPQGFDTKLGDRGVRLSGGQRQRIAIARALLRNPDILILDEATSALDSVSERLVQQSLEKLASGRTAIAIAHRLSTIFKADKVIVLEQGRIVEQGGYQELLNRKGKLWKYHQTQHQFNEDNLVNEEKIKEDKDKLL from the coding sequence ATGCAAGTAAAGTTACCTACTTTTATCCGTAAAATCTTAGTAACCACTGGTTTTTGGCAGCAACATTATCTGATTGTAAGAGCATTTAAACCTTTTTATCGCATTGCAATAGTAGCCGTGCTTCTAACAATTATGGCAGCGGCTTTAGAAGCTCTAGGTATAGGGTTAATAGCTTCTTTACTACAAGGATTAACGAATCCAAATCAGCCAGCTTTAGAAACTGGTATTGAATGGTTTGATATTAGTGTTTTGGGTACTGAAAATGCTTCTCAAGAGCGCATTTGGCGCATATCTGGTTTAATATTATTTACTGTTTGGTTAAGAGCAGTTTTTAGTTATTTCGGACGTTACTGCGCTAAATTATGCGAGATTGGATTGGTAGATACTCTTCGTAAAAAAATATTTGAGCAGTTTAAAAGCTTTAGTCTTGCATACTATACCCAAAAACGTTCCGGAGAATTAATTAATACTTTTTCTACCGAAGTTAGTAACTTGAGCTTTGCTTTTAACGAACTGATTAATTTCGTAACTAAAAGTTGTGTAATATTAGCATATACTGTTGCCATGTTTGTTATCTCTTGGCAACTGACTTTAGTTACAGTACTACTTTTTAGTTTACTCGCAGCAGCAGCATCACATTGGATTCGTCGAGTGCGTGAAGCCAGTTTTGAAATGAGTTCGACTGGAGGAGAATTAGCCGCCAAAACGTCAGAATTTATTGGCGGGATTCGCACGGTACAAGCATTTTGGACTCAAGAATTTGAAAGTAAGCGTTTTAATCAAGTAGCTGATAAATTTGCTAGCGCTTGGTTGAAGGCTAGTACTATTAGCGGGCTTTTGCAACCAGTCATCGAAGCTTTAGCTACTACAATTTTGGTATCGATGATATTAGTTGCAGTTTCTGCACTCATATCTAATGGCATCCTGAATATAGTTTCTTTGCTGGCATTTCTATTTGCGTTATTTCGGTTGCTGCCAATTATCGCTCATATGAATAGTTCCTGGGGTTTAATTGCCATACATTCCGGGGCTTTAGGAGCTGTTGAAGAACTTTTAAGAACAGATAATAAAGCCTATTTAACAGATGGGACAAAAAATTTCCCCGGTTTGAGGCAAGCTATAAAAATTGTCAATGTTGATTTTGGTTATGACAATAGTCAATTAGTATTGCACAATATTAATTTAACAATTGAACGCGGTGAAACTATAGCTTTAGTGGGTGCTAGTGGTTGCGGTAAAACAACTTTAGCCGATTTATTAGTGCGTTTTTATGACCCCACTTTTGGAACAATATTAATTGATAATGTAGACTTGCGCGAATATAGTATCGGTTCGTTACGAAACAACATAGCGGTAGTAAGTCAAGATACTTTTATATTTAATACTTCGGTACGAGAAAATATTGCTTACGGTTTAGAAAATATAAATGATAAAGCAATTATAGAAGCAGCTAAAGGTGCAAATGCCGATGAATTTATTTCAGAATTACCCCAGGGTTTCGATACCAAACTTGGAGATAGAGGAGTACGCTTGTCTGGTGGACAAAGACAGAGAATTGCCATTGCGAGGGCATTGTTACGCAATCCAGATATTTTAATTTTAGACGAAGCAACTAGCGCTCTCGATTCGGTGAGCGAACGTTTAGTACAGCAGTCTTTAGAAAAATTGGCTTCTGGAAGAACTGCGATCGCTATTGCCCATCGACTTTCTACTATTTTTAAAGCTGACAAAGTCATAGTACTCGAACAGGGACGTATTGTAGAACAAGGAGGTTATCAGGAACTATTAAACCGTAAAGGTAAACTTTGGAAATATCATCAAACACAGCATCAGTTTAATGAAGATAATTTAGTCAATGAAGAGAAAATAAAAGAAGATAAGGATAAATTACTATAA
- a CDS encoding NADPH-dependent FMN reductase, whose translation MSNIFIPVILSTTREGRMSEPVAKFVCEQVQKWNGVETELIDIRQLKFPMDDAGESIKDAQFSATCQRADGFIIVVPEYNHSFPGILKHVLDTNLKEYIHKAVGICGVSAGPFGGARVIQSLLPVMRELGLVTTFYDLNFGGVNNLFDDSGKLLDEQTYIRRFERFMKELVWMSTVLRHGRLEVCIDENNQLATINHHANKPCPENAARMGTEETDTVMEVSSTEAGMDIKIVND comes from the coding sequence ATGAGCAATATTTTTATCCCAGTTATTCTCAGTACCACTCGGGAAGGTAGAATGAGCGAACCGGTAGCAAAGTTTGTGTGCGAACAGGTTCAAAAGTGGAATGGAGTTGAGACCGAATTAATTGATATTCGTCAACTTAAATTCCCTATGGATGATGCTGGGGAATCAATTAAGGATGCACAATTTTCAGCTACTTGCCAACGTGCTGATGGATTTATTATCGTAGTTCCGGAATATAATCATAGTTTTCCCGGTATACTCAAACACGTTCTCGATACTAATTTGAAAGAATATATTCACAAAGCTGTAGGAATTTGTGGTGTTTCGGCGGGACCTTTTGGTGGTGCTAGAGTAATTCAAAGTTTACTTCCAGTGATGCGCGAGTTAGGCTTGGTGACAACTTTTTATGACCTAAATTTTGGCGGTGTAAATAATTTATTTGACGATTCGGGGAAATTATTGGATGAACAAACTTATATCCGTCGGTTTGAAAGATTTATGAAAGAACTGGTTTGGATGTCAACGGTGCTGCGTCATGGAAGATTAGAAGTTTGTATAGATGAAAACAATCAACTTGCCACAATTAATCATCATGCAAACAAACCTTGCCCAGAAAATGCTGCCAGAATGGGAACAGAAGAAACTGATACAGTGATGGAAGTTAGTAGTACTGAAGCTGGTATGGATATCAAAATTGTCAATGACTAA
- a CDS encoding glycosyltransferase, with protein sequence MTAKNDIAFVIVSYNSATTLRGAIESCIKAVEDFYPERGTVIVYDNASKDNCPQIIDDFGRRYPHIFIGKKGESNLGFGVANNRAVAAIPSNAYVLVNPDVTFKATIIPRLQATLNSESNIAIVCPKLLYLDKSVQPSIRRFPTFNFLLCKYLLGEKLQNILCPFDYYYSGIPAPQKITEINWAIGAFMMVSGKYVERYGLFDERFFLYFEDVSLCVDAWQNGYRVLFHPKVSALHLYQRCSTGSKFNYLTLIHIISALKFFAKYKPYRKSWQLISLILGIYPKLRHSWHFFILSKFDKLQRS encoded by the coding sequence ATGACGGCAAAAAATGATATAGCTTTTGTAATTGTTTCTTACAATTCAGCTACAACTTTAAGAGGTGCAATTGAATCATGCATTAAAGCAGTTGAAGATTTTTACCCAGAAAGAGGCACTGTTATTGTGTACGATAATGCCTCAAAGGATAACTGTCCGCAAATTATAGATGATTTTGGGCGGAGATATCCACATATATTTATAGGTAAAAAAGGAGAATCTAACCTAGGATTTGGTGTTGCTAATAATAGGGCTGTTGCTGCTATACCAAGTAATGCTTATGTTTTAGTAAATCCTGATGTCACATTTAAAGCTACGATAATTCCTCGTTTACAAGCAACATTAAATTCCGAATCAAATATTGCAATTGTCTGCCCAAAGTTGCTGTATCTTGACAAATCAGTTCAACCTTCAATCCGTAGATTTCCGACATTCAACTTTTTGCTTTGCAAGTATTTACTGGGTGAAAAGTTGCAGAATATACTATGCCCTTTTGATTATTATTATTCCGGTATACCTGCTCCCCAAAAAATTACAGAGATTAATTGGGCAATAGGCGCTTTCATGATGGTATCTGGGAAATATGTCGAGCGTTATGGTTTGTTTGACGAACGCTTTTTCTTATACTTTGAAGATGTAAGCTTGTGTGTAGATGCTTGGCAAAACGGCTATAGAGTTTTATTTCACCCAAAAGTATCCGCACTGCATTTATATCAGCGTTGTAGTACTGGTTCAAAGTTTAACTATCTAACGCTAATACATATAATTTCTGCTTTAAAGTTTTTTGCTAAGTATAAACCTTATCGCAAATCTTGGCAGTTAATTAGCCTAATTTTGGGAATCTATCCAAAATTACGACATAGCTGGCATTTTTTCATATTATCGAAATTTGATAAATTGCAGCGCTCATAA
- a CDS encoding ABC transporter ATP-binding protein codes for MIALEAYNLKKTYRLKNQIVEAVKNVSLNIAPGEVVAFLGPNGAGKTTSIKMMAGLIKPDFGWTKISGINPHRNPRALEKLGAVLEGNRNVYWRLTPQENLEYFGVLKGLTHTQARKSGIALLERFGLQHKRRTAVQQLSRGMQQKLAFAVALVHQPQVLLLDEPTLGLDVEATEDVKLLVKEIAASGCAILLTTHQLDIAEQLADRIAIIRKGEILTELPTAELIRKFSGQAYKVEMESVLDEVRIHKLVKVGVEVVEKRIIFVSQPDLIYQVLNILEPLQLKVVEKAEADLTQIFLKLVKEGSN; via the coding sequence ATGATTGCTCTGGAAGCTTATAACCTCAAAAAAACTTACCGTTTAAAGAATCAAATAGTAGAAGCAGTAAAAAATGTTTCTTTAAATATTGCGCCAGGGGAAGTTGTGGCTTTTTTAGGTCCTAATGGTGCGGGTAAAACTACAAGCATAAAAATGATGGCGGGATTAATTAAACCAGATTTCGGCTGGACAAAAATCTCGGGAATAAATCCTCACCGTAACCCCCGTGCCTTAGAAAAACTTGGTGCTGTTTTGGAAGGAAACCGTAATGTTTATTGGCGATTAACTCCTCAAGAGAATTTGGAGTATTTCGGAGTGTTAAAAGGACTTACTCATACTCAAGCGCGTAAATCGGGGATTGCGCTTTTAGAAAGATTTGGCTTACAGCATAAACGTCGTACCGCAGTACAGCAACTGTCGCGAGGGATGCAGCAGAAATTAGCTTTTGCTGTTGCTTTAGTTCATCAACCACAAGTTTTATTGTTAGATGAACCTACTTTAGGGCTTGATGTGGAAGCAACTGAAGATGTGAAATTGTTAGTCAAGGAAATTGCTGCATCTGGCTGTGCAATTTTATTAACGACTCATCAACTTGATATTGCCGAACAGCTTGCCGATAGAATTGCGATTATTCGTAAGGGTGAAATATTAACAGAATTACCTACTGCTGAATTGATTCGTAAATTTTCTGGTCAAGCTTATAAAGTAGAAATGGAATCCGTGTTGGATGAAGTCAGAATTCACAAGTTAGTAAAAGTTGGTGTGGAAGTCGTAGAAAAAAGAATTATTTTTGTCAGCCAGCCAGATTTAATTTATCAAGTATTGAATATACTTGAACCTTTACAGTTAAAAGTTGTGGAAAAGGCGGAAGCTGATTTAACTCAAATATTTTTAAAATTGGTGAAAGAGGGAAGTAATTAA
- a CDS encoding polysaccharide biosynthesis tyrosine autokinase: MVVDTDLEQGQIAIAPPQEAVNIRQLSIIIYRRRWLILGVASIIMSIATLLSVVIKPMRESSMQMLVSSNLYQSAKTYNNQNNLNNDFTDSNLEVVDYTAQLQLMRSTKLIQRAVGLLQPTYPDITVEDIKGEKGVKAEKAPLTVTQLQTGAGIHKVPSEVFEISFKDKNPVKAQKVLEALQIVYQQFNKQQQKARLSKGLAFVNSRLPKIREQVIQSERKLETFRKRHNIVNPQVQSTVLLETIAAIKKDLETTTAQLQDIEARYSNLEQKIAASPRNALVSSRLSQSTRYQSLLDEIQKTELALAQERQRFTDNSPTVQKLLAQRQSQLTLLQQEAGRSLGDKVDVAQKSAQPLLTKGQLAGVDLKLVEDLVKLETEALGLRANQQSLMKSEKQLRANLNQYPALIAQYNRLLPEVETNRKTLAQLMEIRQSLALKIAQGGFDWQILEQPELGTTTGRSRLLFLLAGAVTGPVLGIALALILELFNDTIYTPKDLTKFTNLRLLGKIPKLPPLRKRKRLFNLPVGFNSSSPRRSLKNSYSAFPQAIAHLPSHETLDMAYQNIQILKYPLHCQTLMVTSALAGEGKSTATLGLAVSAARMHQRVLVIDANLRSPCLHSILELSNDWGLSLLLLEERNSEVNDYVQPVHPAIDVLTAGPIPDDTVNLLSSGRMKELLEIFTRSYDLVLIDASSILDTVDARILASLCSGIIMVGRMGKITHTELVQATQILSSLNLVGIIANEAGKSRKVYV; the protein is encoded by the coding sequence GTGGTGGTTGACACAGATCTGGAGCAAGGGCAAATCGCGATAGCCCCCCCACAAGAAGCTGTGAATATTAGACAGCTATCTATCATAATATATCGCCGACGCTGGCTAATTTTAGGGGTTGCAAGTATCATTATGTCAATTGCGACTCTACTATCTGTAGTAATAAAACCGATGCGTGAAAGCTCGATGCAGATGTTAGTTAGTTCTAATCTTTATCAAAGTGCAAAAACGTATAACAATCAAAATAATTTGAATAATGATTTTACAGATTCTAATCTTGAAGTTGTAGATTATACTGCTCAGTTACAGTTGATGCGAAGCACAAAATTAATTCAAAGAGCAGTAGGATTGCTTCAACCAACTTATCCAGATATTACAGTAGAAGATATTAAAGGAGAAAAAGGTGTAAAAGCCGAAAAAGCCCCTTTAACAGTTACCCAACTACAAACAGGTGCGGGAATACATAAAGTCCCTTCGGAAGTATTTGAAATATCTTTTAAAGATAAAAACCCAGTTAAAGCCCAAAAAGTACTCGAAGCATTACAAATAGTTTATCAACAATTTAATAAACAACAGCAAAAAGCCCGTTTATCAAAAGGTTTAGCTTTCGTTAATAGCAGACTTCCCAAAATTAGAGAACAGGTAATTCAATCAGAAAGAAAGTTAGAAACCTTTCGTAAAAGACACAATATAGTTAATCCGCAAGTACAGAGTACAGTTCTTTTAGAAACCATTGCCGCAATCAAAAAAGATCTGGAGACTACTACCGCGCAGTTGCAAGACATAGAAGCTCGATACAGTAATTTAGAGCAAAAAATAGCTGCTTCTCCTAGAAATGCTTTAGTATCTTCGCGTTTGAGTCAGTCAACTCGCTATCAATCGTTACTAGATGAAATTCAAAAAACAGAATTGGCTTTGGCTCAGGAAAGACAGAGGTTTACAGATAATTCTCCTACAGTACAAAAATTGTTAGCACAGCGTCAGAGCCAACTAACTTTGTTACAACAAGAAGCCGGAAGAAGTTTGGGAGATAAAGTAGATGTTGCTCAAAAATCTGCACAGCCATTGTTGACAAAAGGGCAACTTGCGGGAGTCGATTTAAAGCTAGTCGAAGATTTAGTCAAATTAGAAACAGAAGCTTTGGGTTTGCGTGCCAATCAACAAAGTTTGATGAAATCTGAAAAACAGCTACGTGCAAATTTAAATCAATATCCTGCCTTAATTGCACAATACAACCGATTATTGCCAGAAGTCGAAACCAACCGCAAAACTTTGGCGCAGTTAATGGAAATACGCCAATCTTTAGCCCTGAAAATCGCTCAAGGGGGATTTGATTGGCAAATACTCGAACAACCCGAATTAGGAACAACAACAGGTAGATCGAGACTATTATTTCTCTTAGCAGGTGCGGTTACTGGTCCAGTTTTAGGTATCGCATTAGCTTTAATTTTAGAGCTATTCAACGATACCATTTATACTCCTAAAGACTTAACAAAGTTTACAAATCTGCGTTTGCTTGGTAAAATTCCCAAACTGCCACCACTTCGTAAAAGAAAAAGACTTTTTAATTTACCAGTTGGTTTTAATAGCTCATCTCCACGGCGATCGCTAAAAAACTCATACTCTGCTTTTCCACAAGCCATAGCCCATTTGCCTTCCCATGAAACCCTGGATATGGCTTACCAAAATATTCAAATATTGAAGTATCCCCTACACTGTCAAACATTAATGGTAACTTCAGCACTAGCTGGGGAAGGGAAATCGACTGCAACATTAGGATTAGCGGTAAGCGCGGCTAGAATGCACCAGCGAGTTTTGGTGATTGATGCAAATCTACGAAGTCCCTGTTTGCATTCGATTCTAGAACTTTCTAACGATTGGGGACTATCCTTATTATTGTTAGAAGAAAGAAATAGTGAAGTCAACGATTACGTGCAACCCGTTCATCCTGCCATAGATGTCTTAACTGCCGGGCCAATTCCAGATGATACAGTAAATTTACTTAGCTCGGGACGGATGAAAGAACTGTTAGAAATATTTACGCGCAGCTATGATTTAGTACTAATAGATGCTTCTTCTATTTTAGATACCGTAGATGCGAGGATTCTGGCTTCTTTATGCAGCGGTATTATCATGGTAGGACGTATGGGTAAAATAACACACACTGAATTGGTTCAAGCCACACAAATTTTGAGCAGCTTGAATTTAGTCGGAATTATTGCTAACGAAGCAGGCAAATCGCGAAAAGTCTATGTGTGA
- a CDS encoding polysaccharide pyruvyl transferase family protein, which produces MKVAIWGSYNYGNYGDDIMAIQFAKYFKSINVRPVVYRLNKQLAKRYQIQTTDSLNELFDDAEFCIIGGGGFLVENFSAPFEEDFRRLKIVSSEKNCPVYPISIGGEGLGKNTSLSYWRQQFFQGETCKSSSVRLPSDRALIHHFGKEVNYYPDVLLSVSEFWQIPSKIKYNNIINVGINIPNTIQCKWLAFQLSVIASIRRDIVFHFIKTYLPSSPINTELRPKQLSSNIKYHVYTDPKLTLEFLASLDLVVSYKLHLGLTALALGVPFYSLGGSGKAKAFLNSIGADFAVWNPGDKRFKVAAFLSNPQNIIQAKNRFNFTIIDKFAVESRGHLELLNKLVKNVSSSFR; this is translated from the coding sequence ATGAAAGTAGCAATTTGGGGTTCGTATAATTATGGTAACTACGGCGATGATATAATGGCAATTCAGTTTGCTAAATATTTTAAAAGTATCAACGTTCGACCTGTAGTTTATCGATTAAATAAACAGCTAGCAAAACGCTATCAAATTCAAACGACTGATTCATTAAATGAACTTTTTGACGATGCCGAATTTTGCATTATAGGTGGCGGTGGATTTCTCGTAGAAAACTTTTCTGCACCTTTTGAAGAAGATTTTCGCCGCTTAAAAATCGTCAGCAGTGAGAAAAACTGTCCCGTATATCCGATTTCGATTGGTGGAGAAGGGTTGGGAAAAAATACTTCTCTTTCATATTGGAGGCAACAATTTTTTCAAGGTGAAACCTGTAAATCTTCCAGCGTTCGATTGCCATCGGATCGAGCTTTAATTCATCATTTTGGAAAAGAAGTTAATTATTATCCCGATGTATTGCTTTCAGTATCTGAATTTTGGCAAATTCCTTCTAAAATCAAATACAATAATATCATTAATGTTGGTATAAATATTCCCAATACCATACAGTGTAAATGGCTGGCTTTCCAACTTAGTGTAATCGCATCTATCAGAAGAGATATTGTTTTCCATTTTATTAAAACATATTTACCATCTTCGCCAATAAATACCGAGTTGCGACCTAAACAACTATCTAGTAATATCAAATATCATGTGTATACAGACCCTAAGTTAACCCTTGAATTCCTTGCTTCACTCGACTTAGTAGTTTCATACAAACTACACCTTGGATTAACAGCACTAGCATTAGGGGTGCCATTTTACAGCTTGGGTGGCTCTGGTAAAGCTAAAGCCTTTTTAAATAGTATTGGAGCCGATTTTGCGGTTTGGAATCCCGGCGACAAACGATTTAAAGTTGCTGCCTTTCTATCCAATCCTCAAAATATTATTCAAGCAAAAAATAGATTTAATTTTACTATAATAGATAAATTCGCTGTTGAGAGTCGGGGGCACTTAGAGTTATTAAACAAACTTGTAAAAAATGTTAGTTCTTCATTTAGATAG
- the hepC gene encoding heterocyst development glycosyltransferase HepC: MVHEQRTTSVSFTSHADLEKPVQEKSYTQNKAEINNNINSCKYKLGYKIKLKGEKLLVKLTCKPSHMHLLSHRSEDFLAEWLRFSPATTVEIDSRIELEKLIVWAEQCRRCKKAIFLRLYQKGNLLRYSNNFNRLSRLAKRCFDIFMAIISVIILSPIFVALALLIKVYFHEAILQRQWCIGKQGKLFCIYNFSDNLRIIKMNSLTKLPQLFNVLKGDMSLIGRFPWSLAEVKKISFIEQTLIDTSPGITASIIGKNNYSR, translated from the coding sequence ATGGTGCATGAGCAAAGAACAACCTCAGTAAGTTTTACATCACATGCTGATTTAGAAAAGCCAGTACAAGAAAAGAGTTATACCCAGAATAAAGCTGAAATTAATAACAATATCAATTCTTGTAAGTACAAATTGGGTTACAAAATTAAGTTAAAAGGTGAAAAACTTTTAGTCAAGCTAACTTGTAAGCCTTCGCATATGCATTTACTTTCCCATCGAAGCGAAGATTTTTTAGCTGAATGGCTGCGATTTTCTCCTGCCACAACAGTAGAGATAGATTCGCGCATTGAATTAGAGAAATTAATCGTGTGGGCAGAACAATGCAGAAGATGTAAGAAAGCAATATTTTTACGTCTATATCAAAAAGGAAACCTTTTAAGATACTCCAATAATTTTAACAGGCTGTCTCGGTTGGCAAAACGCTGCTTTGATATTTTCATGGCAATAATATCAGTAATTATACTTTCTCCGATATTTGTCGCTTTAGCCTTATTGATTAAAGTCTATTTTCACGAAGCAATATTGCAGAGGCAATGGTGTATAGGCAAACAAGGCAAGTTATTTTGTATATATAATTTTAGCGATAATTTAAGAATAATTAAGATGAATAGTTTAACTAAATTGCCACAACTTTTCAATGTCCTCAAAGGAGATATGAGTCTGATTGGAAGATTTCCTTGGAGTTTAGCTGAAGTTAAGAAGATTAGTTTCATAGAACAGACATTAATTGATACCTCACCAGGTATTACAGCCAGTATTATTGGTAAAAATAATTATTCCAGATAA
- a CDS encoding class I SAM-dependent methyltransferase has protein sequence MKVSRAATLAIKNLGHHQVGKCNICGKSTIFICIDTKTVRNNMYCPFCQSSSRKRHVAKLLISKIFTNISSLVEISAKNNLDSVSIYNTDVDDAFYQVLHNSTSYYCSSCIPNVQIGTEISEQVSCQDLEKLSFADENFDVVITEDVFEHIRDYEKAFFEVYRILKTGGYHIFTVPCFFDKPTLVRVDTSGAEDIHLLPPEYHGDRIRGKILAYRTFGIDIFEILEKIGFETTVDFSNYLDRRYGIFDSYAFCSRKL, from the coding sequence ATGAAAGTCAGTCGAGCAGCTACACTTGCAATCAAAAACCTAGGACATCATCAAGTTGGGAAATGCAATATATGTGGAAAGTCTACTATTTTCATCTGCATTGATACAAAAACAGTACGCAACAACATGTACTGTCCTTTCTGTCAAAGTTCATCTCGAAAAAGGCACGTAGCAAAATTATTGATTAGTAAAATTTTTACGAATATTTCTAGCCTGGTTGAGATTTCAGCAAAAAATAATTTAGATAGTGTAAGCATTTACAATACTGATGTAGATGATGCCTTTTATCAAGTTTTGCACAATTCCACATCATATTACTGTTCGAGCTGCATACCAAATGTTCAAATCGGAACAGAAATTAGCGAACAAGTTTCTTGTCAGGATTTAGAAAAATTGAGTTTTGCAGATGAAAATTTTGACGTAGTAATTACAGAAGATGTATTTGAGCATATTAGGGACTATGAAAAAGCTTTCTTTGAGGTGTATCGCATATTAAAGACGGGTGGATACCATATTTTTACCGTCCCCTGCTTTTTCGATAAACCAACTTTGGTTCGTGTTGATACCTCCGGAGCAGAAGATATTCATTTATTGCCTCCAGAATATCACGGAGACAGAATTCGCGGTAAAATTCTTGCATACAGAACATTTGGAATCGATATTTTTGAAATTTTAGAAAAAATTGGTTTTGAAACCACGGTAGATTTTTCTAACTATCTAGATAGACGCTACGGAATATTTGATAGTTATGCTTTTTGCTCTAGAAAACTATGA
- a CDS encoding carbon-nitrogen hydrolase family protein, protein MNSYLAAAIQMTSVPDLSSNLAQAEELIDVAVRRGAQLVGLPENFSFMGEEKDKLLQAEIIAKETQIFLKKMAQRYQVNIIGGGFPVPSGEIDKVYNTAVLIDSNGEELSCYRKAHLFDVNVPDGNTYRESSTVMAGTELPNVYLSKQLGHIGLSVCYDVRFPELYRHMAQQGADVMFVPAAFTAFTGKDHWQILLQARAIENTCYIIAPAQTGVHYHRRQTHGHAMIIDPWGMILADAGEQPGVAIAEINPARIEQVRRQMPSLQHRVF, encoded by the coding sequence ATGAATTCTTATCTAGCAGCTGCTATTCAAATGACCAGCGTGCCTGATTTATCATCAAATTTAGCTCAGGCTGAAGAATTAATTGATGTGGCAGTGCGTAGAGGTGCTCAATTAGTGGGTTTACCGGAAAATTTTTCTTTTATGGGAGAAGAAAAAGATAAGCTTTTGCAAGCCGAAATCATTGCCAAAGAAACTCAAATCTTTCTCAAGAAAATGGCACAGCGCTACCAAGTAAATATTATTGGTGGTGGTTTTCCCGTTCCTTCAGGTGAAATTGATAAAGTTTACAATACTGCTGTGCTGATAGATTCCAACGGTGAGGAACTATCTTGCTATCGCAAAGCACATTTATTTGACGTAAACGTCCCAGACGGTAATACTTATCGAGAATCTAGTACGGTAATGGCTGGCACAGAACTGCCTAATGTGTACTTATCGAAACAACTCGGACACATTGGACTTTCAGTTTGTTATGATGTGCGATTTCCCGAACTTTACAGACACATGGCGCAACAAGGCGCGGATGTAATGTTTGTCCCCGCAGCCTTTACCGCTTTTACTGGCAAAGACCATTGGCAAATATTACTACAAGCCCGTGCTATTGAAAACACTTGTTACATAATCGCTCCAGCCCAAACAGGTGTACATTACCACCGTCGTCAAACCCACGGACACGCCATGATAATCGATCCTTGGGGGATGATTTTAGCCGACGCTGGGGAACAACCTGGAGTCGCGATCGCTGAAATTAATCCTGCCAGAATCGAGCAAGTTCGCCGTCAAATGCCAAGCTTGCAACATAGAGTATTTTAA